A stretch of Camelina sativa cultivar DH55 chromosome 18, Cs, whole genome shotgun sequence DNA encodes these proteins:
- the LOC104760444 gene encoding protein PHLOEM PROTEIN 2-LIKE A8-like isoform X1, with translation MGAAFSQAGDRRPQVFLNYRKEELLHTFVKRLLTELQRNNINYFIDDKVQKGKPITDLFEKIEESAIALAIFSKRYSESKWCLDELVRMKECVEAGELVVIPIFVNVTPSEVKKFNGVFGVTFQRLRNKYGKVQIQKWKEAVEYIAGISGMVWNDRYPDYGFFLKIIPTTVSLIHVPYQMTF, from the exons ATGGGGGCAGCCTTTTCCCAAGCTGGAGACAGACGTCCTCAGGTTTTCCTCAATTACCGGAAAGAAGAGCTCCTCCACACTTTCGTTAAACGTCTCTTGACTGAGCTCCAAAGAAATAACATCAACTACTTCATAGATGACAAAGTGCAGAAGGGTAAACCAATAACCGATCTCTTCGAGAAGATCGAAGAGTCAGCTATTGCGCTCGCAATCTTTTCTAAGCGGTACTCAGAATCAAAGTGGTGTTTGGACGAGCTTGTAAGGATGAAAGAGTGCGTGGAGGCTGGTGAACTCGTGGTGATCCCCATCTTTGTCAATGTGACCCCTAGCGAGGTGAAAAAATTCAATGGTGTGTTCGGTGTAACATTCCAGAGGTTGAGGAATAAATATGGGAAGGTGCAGATCCAGAAGTGGAAAGAGGCTGTGGAGTACATTGCTGGCATAAGCGGCATGGTCTGGAACGATAG ATATCCCGACTACggtttctttttgaaaattatcCCGACTACGGTTTCACTCATCCATGTACCTTATCAGATGACGTTCTAG
- the LOC104760444 gene encoding protein PHLOEM PROTEIN 2-LIKE A8-like isoform X2, with protein MGAAFSQAGDRRPQVFLNYRKEELLHTFVKRLLTELQRNNINYFIDDKVQKGKPITDLFEKIEESAIALAIFSKRYSESKWCLDELVRMKECVEAGELVVIPIFVNVTPSEVKKFNGVFGVTFQRLRNKYGKVQIQKWKEAVEYIAGISGMVWNDR; from the exons ATGGGGGCAGCCTTTTCCCAAGCTGGAGACAGACGTCCTCAGGTTTTCCTCAATTACCGGAAAGAAGAGCTCCTCCACACTTTCGTTAAACGTCTCTTGACTGAGCTCCAAAGAAATAACATCAACTACTTCATAGATGACAAAGTGCAGAAGGGTAAACCAATAACCGATCTCTTCGAGAAGATCGAAGAGTCAGCTATTGCGCTCGCAATCTTTTCTAAGCGGTACTCAGAATCAAAGTGGTGTTTGGACGAGCTTGTAAGGATGAAAGAGTGCGTGGAGGCTGGTGAACTCGTGGTGATCCCCATCTTTGTCAATGTGACCCCTAGCGAGGTGAAAAAATTCAATGGTGTGTTCGGTGTAACATTCCAGAGGTTGAGGAATAAATATGGGAAGGTGCAGATCCAGAAGTGGAAAGAGGCTGTGGAGTACATTGCTGGCATAAGCGGCATGGTCTGGAACGATAG ATGA